From a region of the Tachysurus fulvidraco isolate hzauxx_2018 chromosome 5, HZAU_PFXX_2.0, whole genome shotgun sequence genome:
- the LOC113634575 gene encoding axin-2, giving the protein MSRALTEPVTTSFREDAPRPPVPGEEGEEDAPSSLSLRCDPSAYMKIKNAVKTPRAPRRDEDGLGEPEGSASPDSPLARWTKSLRSLLADQDGAHLFRTFLERERCEDALDFWFACNGFRQMDLQDAKTRRVARAIYKRYVEGRGVVAEHLRAATRACIRESVKKQRIELRMFDQAQTEIEGGLEDSAYRAFLTSDIYLDYVRSGGENAACAGHAHAHGGLASLELVCGYLPPLIEDKEWSCGELKAKALAAVVGLSAETLRATMTLRTADCRAQKRGDPASPYFVNSGHVVAPASSANDSEVSSDATTDDSMSMTDSSVDGIPPYKLGTKKQLQREMHRSVKINGQVSLPHFPRTQRLPREMAPVKPSAFAAELIARLEKLKREQDTLSSLEERLQQIQEEEERDDSELAVVIPQQPPASLNLISSGLCDEDPQAILDEHLSRVLKTPGCQSPGVPGYSPRSRSPDHHHQQGSSPSLLPSMHCSIPSKTPMMTTQPSTKHIHHHYIHHHHSASPKSREEMEVEAAHRVAQCLGSSGSDYCYPRCHNSADFQQGRPSTLSKRPSNISDGMSGCKSSEEESNSPLLPTDGLVRSHNVWQWILESERQNKHKPHSSQGLKKMHPSDLSSKTPLWGGGGVGGHARAHHPGHPFIQDPTMPPLSPPNTLTQLEEACRRLEEASKPTKQRHSASSLQRERVHPSLFTNSSSTLINPALQMDEWKEQRRLSAGHSITHSGTELVVTYFFCGEEIPYRRLMKTHSLTLGHFKEQLRKKGNYRYYFKKASDEFECGAVFEEIWEDGTVLPMYEGKILGKVERMD; this is encoded by the exons ATGAGTCGCGCGCTCACTGAGCCCGTGACCACCAGCTTCCGGGAAGACGCGCCCCGTCCACCGGTACCGGGAGAAGAGGGTGAAGAGGACGCGCCGTCTTCGTTGTCGTTGCGTTGTGATCCGTCCGCGTATATGAAAATCAAGAACGCGGTGAAAACGCCGCGCGCGCCGCGAAGAGATGAGGATGGCCTGGGTGAGCCGGAAGGGAGCGCGTCCCCAGACTCGCCGCTCGCACGGTGGACCAAGTCCCTGCGCTCACTGCTGGCCGACCAGGACGGCGCGCACCTGTTCCGGACTTTCTTGGAGCGCGAGCGTTGCGAGGATGCGCTTGACTTCTGGTTTGCCTGCAACGGCTTTCGGCAGATGGACCTGCAGGACGCTAAGACGCGCCGAGTGGCGCGAGCAATATACAAGCGCTATGTAGAGGGTCGCGGCGTGGTGGCCGAGCACCTGCGAGCGGCGACGCGCGCGTGCATTCGAGAGAGTGTCAAGAAGCAGCGGATCGAACTGCGCATGTTCGACCAGGCCCAGACTGAGATTGAGGGCGGCCTGGAGGACAGCGCCTACCGCGCCTTTCTCACCTCGGACATCTACCTGGACTACGTGCGCTCCGGCGGCGAGAACGCGGCGTGCGCCGGCCACGCCCACGCGCATGGCGGCCTGGCGAGCCTCGAGCTCGTGTGCGGCTACCTGCCGCCGCTAATAGAGGACAAGGAGTGGAGCTGCGGTGAGCTAAAGGCCAAAGCGCTGGCAGCTGTGGTCGGGCTTTCTGCTGAGACGCTGCGCGCCACCATGACGCTGCGCACGGCAGACTGCAG GGCTCAGAAACGAGGAGACCCGGCCAGTCCGTATTTCGTGAACTCTGGTCACGTGGTAGCTCCAGCTAGCAGCGCTAATGACAGCGAGGTGTCCAGCGACGCCACCACTGATGACTCCATGTCCATGACTgacagcagtgt GGACGGGATACCACCGTACAAGCTGGGCACGAAGAAACAGCTACAGCGGGAGATGCACCGGAGTGTCAAGATCAACGGACAAGTTTCACTCCCCCACTTTCCC AGGACCCAGCGATTGCCGAGAGAGATGGCTCCGGTGAAGCCGTCTGCATTCGCTGCAGAGTTGATTGCCCGTCTGGAGAAACTGAAGCGTGAACAGGACACTCTCAGCTCCCTGGAGGAACGATTGCAGCAGATACAGGAG gaaGAAGAACGAGATGACAGTGAATTAGCTGTCGTCATCCCACAGCAGCCTCCTGCCTCTCTCAACCTCATCTCTTCGGGATTGTGCGACGAAGACCCTCAAGCCATCCTGGATGAACACTTATCGAGAGTCCTAAAAACCCCAGGGTGCCAGTCTCCTGGCGTACCAGGCTACTCGCCTCGCTCCCGTTCACCAGACCATCACCATCAGCAAGGCTCCTCCCCCAGTCTCTTACCTAGCATGCACTGTTCTATCCCATCTAAGACACCTATGATGACTACCCAGCCCTCCACCAAGCACATCCATCACCACTacatccaccaccaccactcgGCTTCACCCAAGAGCAGGGAGGAGATGGAGGTCGAGGCCGCGCACCGTGTGGCGCAGTGTTTAGGCTCATCCGGGTCAGATTACTGTTACCCAAGATGCCACAACTCAGCTGATTTTCAACAAGG ACGTCCCAGCACATTATCTAAGCGTCCTAGTAATATTAGTGATGGAATGAGTGGTTGCAAGTCAAGCGAGGAGGAAAGCAACTCACCTCTGCTCCCCACAGACGGTCTGGTCCGATCTCACAATGTGTGGCAGTGGATCTTGGAAAGCGAGAGGCAGAACAAGCACAAACCTCACAG TTCTCAAGGCCTGAAGAAGATGCATCCAAGCGACTTGTCCTCAAAGACACCCTTATGGGGTGGTGGAGGAGTAGGTGGTCATGCTCGAGCACACCATCCAGGTCACCCGTTCATTCAGGATCCCACTATGCCACCTCTATCCCCACCCAATACCCTCACCCAGCTTGAAGAAGCCTGCCGAAGACTGGAAGAAGCCTCCAAGCCCACTAAACAAAG ACACTCAGCGTCCagcctgcagagagagagagtgcatccTTCACTTTTCACCAACAGCAGCTCGACTCTTATCAACCCTGCTCTGCAGATGGATGA GTGGAAAGAGCAACGGCGGCTGAGTGCTGGACACTCCATCACCCACTCTGGCACGGAGCTGGTGGTCACCTACTTCTTCTGCGGCGAGGAGATCCCGTACCGCAGACTCATGAAGACCCACAGTCTCACTCTCGGCCATTTCAAAGAACAACTCCGCAAGAAAGGCAACTACAG GTACTACTTTAAGAAGGCGAGTGATGAGTTTGAGTGCGGTGCTGTGTTCGAGGAGATCTGGGAGGATGGCACGGTGTTGCCCATGTACGAAGGAAAGATCCTGGGAAAAGTCGAGCGCATGGACTGA